From Pangasianodon hypophthalmus isolate fPanHyp1 chromosome 30, fPanHyp1.pri, whole genome shotgun sequence, a single genomic window includes:
- the LOC113529159 gene encoding prospero homeobox protein 1, with protein sequence MPDHDSESLLNRQTKRRRVDIGVKRTVGSTSTLTSAASTDFIASRTSKSAIIFGAMNTHHSGEQDLLECQGVQLGHGDSSETKSNVLRKLLKRASSYEDAMMPFPGATIISQLLKSNMAKNGAGGGVEPGFPSSALSSTGSEVPQEDACSNSSQESPQECLSPFSRPTLGHFDVERLNDEHLRAKRARVENIIRGMSHSPNVMMPSNSSSRDRERDVEGEPEGPQQPPSPREGYRENKRKQKLPQQQHSFQQLVSVRKEQKVEERRQLKLQLEDMQKQLRQLQEKFFQIYDSTDSEGNDPDHDGGNLSEDSARSDAGLLDGDVDERPMHDSTADRSDNEMSDLDPGHFLDRARALLREQALLDGEKPKREGSLRGKGQTSMHAEGKQLAETLKQELNSAMSQVVDTVVKVFAKPPRPLPQVFPPLPAPQDRFTVNGDNPNFHTTNQRLQCFGDVIIPSPHESFGGVPLPSANDQTEALPLVVRKSAAEHHHQSSAVGAHGGHHHPSLHPSSLSANMGFSPPSFRHPFPLPLMGYPFQGPLGAPSIGYPGKDRGSPDSMDLSRETTSLRTKMASNHHMGHTRSCSPTHPGSTAESLSLSLIKSECGDLQDMSDISPYPGSAIQEGLSPNHLKKAKLMFFYTRYPSSNMLKMFFSDVKFNRCITSQLIKWFSNFREFYYIQMEKFARQAINDGVTGAEEITVSRDSELFRALNMHYNKANDFEVPDRFLEVAQITLREFFNAIVAGKDVDPSWKKAIYKVICKLDSEVPEIFKSPNCLQELLHE encoded by the exons ATGCCGGACCATGACAGTGAGTCCCTCCTAAACCGACAGACCAAAAGAAGACGAGTGGACATCGGCGTGAAGAGAACCGTGGGCTCGACCTCCACGCTGACATCAGCAGCTTCTACTGACTTCATTGCCAGCCGCACATCAAAATCCGCCATCATCTTCGGGGCCATGAACACCCATCATAGCGGAGAGCAGGACCTTCTGGAGTGTCAAGGGGTGCAGCTTGGACATGGGGACTCGAGTGAGACCAAGTCCAATGTGCTCCGGAAGCTTCTCAAGAGAGCCAGCTCGTACGAGGATGCAATGATGCCTTTTCCTGGCGCTACCATCATCTCACAGCTGTTAAAGAGCAACATGGCAAAAAATGGCGCAGGGGGAGGAGTAGAGCCGGGGTTCCCTAGTAGTGCTCTCTCCAGCACAGGATCCGAGGTGCCCCAAGAGGACGCGTGCAGTAACTCATCCCAGGAAAGCCCTCAGGAGTGTCTCTCACCGTTCAGCCGCCCAACTCTGGGTCACTTTGACGTTGAACGACTTAATGATGAACACCTCCGAGCTAAGCGAGCTCGTGTGGAGAACATCATTCGCGGAATGAGCCACTCACCCAATGTAATGATGCCATCAAACTCCAGCTCAAGGGATCGAGAGCGGGATGTTGAAGGAGAACCTGAAGGTCCCCAGCAGCCACCCAGCCCACGAGAGGGCTATCGTGAAAACAAGCGCAAACAGAAGCTTCCTCAACAGCAGCACAGCTTCCAGCAGCTGGTGTCAGTGCGCAAGGAGCAAAAGGTGGAGGAACGCAGGCAGCTCAAGCTGCAGCTTGAGGACATGCAAAAACAGCTGCGCCAGCTGCAGGAGAAGTTCTTTCAGATTTATGACAGCACTGACTCTGAAGGGAACGACCCAGACCATGACGGAGGGAACCTCTCCGAAGACAGTGCACGCTCTGATGCCGGACTCCTGGACGGAGACGTCGATGAGCGCCCCATGCACGATTCCACTGCTGATCGTTCCGATAACGAGATGTCAGACTTGGATCCGGGACACTTTCTGGACAGAGCAAGGGCATTGCTAAGAGAACAGGCCCTTCTGGATGGAGAGAAGCCCAAACGGGAGGGCTCGCTGAGGGGCAAAGGTCAAACCTCTATGCACGCAGAAGGCAAGCAACTGGCAGAGACCCTCAAGCAGGAACTGAACTCTGCCATGTCTCAGGTGGTAGACACCGTAGTGAAGGTCTTTGCGAAACCTCCGCGGCCTCTCCCGCAGGTGTTCCCGCCGCTTCCTGCGCCTCAGGACCGTTTTACCGTTAACGGGGACAACCCCAACTTCCACACAACCAATCAGCGCCTGCAGTGCTTCGGAGATGTCATAATCCCCAGCCCACATGAATCATTTGGTGGAGTCCCACTCCCCAGTGCCAATGATCAGACAGAGGCGCTGCCTTTAGTGGTGCGGAAGTCTGCAGCTGAGCATCACCACCAGTCCTCAGCAGTGGGTGCTCACGGAGGCCACCACCATCCTTCCCTCCATCCCTCGTCCCTGTCAGCCAACATGGGCTTCAGCCCACCATCTTTCCGCCACCCATTCCCCCTCCCTCTAATGGGGTACCCTTTTCAGGGCCCACTTGGTGCCCCGTCGATAGGGTACCCAGGCAAAGACAGAGGCTCTCCTGATTCCATGGACCTCTCACGGGAGACCACCAGCTTACGGACCAAGATGGCATCCAACCACCATATGGGGCACACCCGGTCCTGCTCGCCAACCCACCCAGGGAGCACGGCTGAGAGTCTGTCTCTGTCGCTCATTAAGTCAGAGTGTGGAGACCTCCAGGACATGTCTGACATCTCACCATACCCAGGGAGTGCA ATTCAGGAAGGGCTTTCCCCCAACCACCTGAAGAAGGCCAAGCTCATGTTCTTCTACACCAGATACCCCAGCTCCAACATGCTCAAGATGTTCTTCTCTGATGTTAAG TTTAACCGGTGTATCACGTCTCAGCTGATCAAGTGGTTCAGTAATTTTCGGGAGTTCTACTACATCCAGATGGAGAAGTTCGCCAGGCAGGCCATAAACGACGGCGTGACGGGGGCTGAAGAGATCACCGTCAGCCGAGACTCGGAGCTCTTCAGAGCTCTCAACATGCACTACAACAAGGCCAATGACTTTgag GTTCCTGATCGCTTCCTGGAGGTCGCTCAGATAACACTGCGTGAGTTCTTTAACGCCATCGTGGCCGGGAAAGACGTGGACCCGTCCTGGAAGAAGGCTATCTATAAAGTGATCTGCAAGCTGGACTCAGAGGTTCCAGAGATCTTCAAATCTCCCAACTGTCTCCAAGAGCTCCTACACGAGTAA